A region of Vigna radiata var. radiata cultivar VC1973A chromosome 6, Vradiata_ver6, whole genome shotgun sequence DNA encodes the following proteins:
- the LOC106762999 gene encoding oligopeptide transporter 1 isoform X2, which yields MARTLPTKAYVFPFTKWSFSLNPGPFTLKEHALITIFASAGSSGVYAINIITIVKAFYHRSIHPIAAFLLALSTQMLGYGWAGIFRKFLVDSPYMWWPSNLVQVSLFRAFHEKEKRPKGGNTRLQFFLLVFVSSFAYYIIPGYLFPGIATISWVCLVWKKSILAQQIGSGLGGLGIGSFGFDWNTVAGFLGTPLATPGFAIINTLVGFVLFMYVLIPISYWNNVYDAKKFPIISSNTFDFTGKKYNVTRILNDKTFDIDMDSYNNYSKLYLSITFAFDYGLSFASLTATISHVVLFHGKTIVKMWKRTTSALKEKTFGDVHTRIMKKNYEQVPEWWFVSILVLMVVVALITCEGFHKQLQLPWWGVLMSLGIALVFTLPVGVIQATTNMQAGLNVITELIIGFIYPGKPLANVAFKTYGYISMSQALGFLGDFKLGHYMKIPPKSMFIVQLVGTVVASSVYFGTAWWLLTTVPNICDISVLPENSPWQCPGDDVFYNASIIWGVVGPKRMFTKDGIYPGMNWFFLIGALAPVPVWFFARKYPNKRWIELINMPLIIMGAGAIPPARTVNYITWGAVGIFFNFYIYNKFKSWWARHTYILSAALDAGLAFMGVVLYFALQSYDILGPTWWGAEADHCPLARCPTAPGIVAHGCPTL from the exons ATGGCCAGAACACTTCCGACCAAAGCTTATGTTTTTCCTTTCACCAAGTGGTCGTTCTCTTTGAACCCTGGCCCATTCACTTTAAAGGAGCATGCACTCATCACCATCTTTGCCAGTGCTGGATCTAGTGGTGTTTATGCCATCAACATTATCACTATTGTCAAGGCTTTCTACCACAGGAGCATCCACCCAATTGCTGCTTTCCTGCTCGCGTTATCCACCCAG ATGCTTGGTTATGGATGGGCTGGCATTTTCAGAAAATTCCTCGTTGATTCCCCGTACATGTGGTGGCCATCAAACCTTGTCCAGGTGTCTTTATTCAG GGCATTCCATGAAAAGGAGAAAAGGCCTAAAGGAGGAAACACAAGGCTGCAATTCTTTTTGCTGGTGTTTGTGTCAAGTTTTGCTTATTACATCATTCCTGGGTATTTATTCCCAGGAATAGCAACAATCTCGTGGGTTTGCTTAGTGTGGAAAAAGTCCATCCTTGCTCAACAAATTGGTTCGGGTCTTGGTGGGCTTGGCATTGGTTCATTTGGCTTTGACTGGAACACAGTGGCTGGGTTTTTGGGGACCCCTTTGGCTACACCTGGCTTTGCCATCATCAACACACTGGTTGGATTTGTGCTCTTTATGTACGTTCTGATTCCAATTTCATATTGGAACAACGTATATGATGCCAAGAAGTTCCCCATCATCAGTTCTAACACCTTTGATTTCactggaaaaaaatataatgtcacTCGGATTCTCAATGATAAAACTTTTGACATCGATATGGACAGTTATAACAATTACAGCAAGCTCTATCTTAGTATCACGTTTGCATTCGATTATGGATTGAGCTTTGCCTCTCTCACTGCCACCATTTCGCATGTTGTTCTCTTCCATGGAAA AACGATTGTCAAGATGTGGAAGAGGACAACTTCTgcactaaaagaaaaaacattcgGAGATGTGCATACaagaattatgaagaaaaactATGAACAAGTACCTGAGTGGTGGTTTGTGAGCATTTTGGTTCTAATGGTAGTTGTGGCTCTGATAACTTGTGAAGGCTTTCACAAGCAACTTCAGTTGCCATGGTGGGGAGTTCTGATGTCTCTTGGTATTGCTTTGGTTTTCACTTTGCCAGTTGGAGTAATTCAAGCAACAACAAACATG CAAGCAGGGTTGAACGTGATCACAGAGCTGATAATCGGGTTCATTTACCCCGGAAAGCCACTTGCCAATGTAGCCTTCAAGACATACGGCTACATCAGCATGTCACAGGCACTCGGATTCCTTGGTGACTTCAAACTAGGCCACTATATGAAAATCCCTCCAAAATCTATGTTCATCGTGCAGTTGGTGGGTACGGTGGTTGCTTCATCCGTGTACTTTGGAACAGCATGGTGGCTTCTGACGACTGTTCCAAACATCTGTGATATATCAGTACTGCCAGAAAATAGTCCATGGCAGTGCCCTGGTGACGATGTGTTTTACAATGCTTCGATCATATGGGGAGTGGTGGGTCCAAAGAGAATGTTTACCAAGGATGGAATTTACCCTGGAATGAATTGGTTTTTCCTCATCGGTGCACTTGCTCCTGTTCCGGTGTGGTTCTTTGCTCGGAAATACCCAAACAAGAGGTGGATTGAACTCATCAACATGCCCCTCATCATTATGGGTGCCGGAGCTATTCCTCCGGCGAGAACTGTCAACTACATAACCTGGGGAGCTGTCGGAatcttcttcaatttttatatttacaataaGTTCAAGTCATGGTGGGCTCGCCATACTTACATTCTCTCAGCTGCATTGGATGCTGGGCTTGCTTTCATGGGAGTGGTTCTCTACTTTGCCCTCCAAAGTTACGACATTTTAGGTCCAACCTGGTGGGGTGCCGAAGCTGACCACTGCCCTTTGGCCAGATGTCCCACAGCTCCAGGCATAGTTGCTCATGGATGCCCTACTCTCTGA
- the LOC106763057 gene encoding red chlorophyll catabolite reductase, chloroplastic codes for MMMEVMICDHFRCSPLSILSSYRSSFSPSTRYPLSVPSYSSSFRLKPSPSSSLSSSRMEETQETHDHGRSKFIDFPFVSAAQKNLMVELVSRLEDRFHSQLLPCTLPPDVQYYQSQTGTAQASLHIRSATDDSPVDFVLGSWVHSELPTGGSLDITSLSAYLNNSTDAPNFVFEMIRSSPTMLVLILDLPPRKDLVLWPDDLKTFYEGTQLDTHRQALERVPEVQPYFSSSLYIRSVSSPTAIMVRIVTENGGVERMEEIIRDHLDPISKQVLGIWLDHCACAQRDVGEAERAYLKKRDGLIRNKTIEIDLGSSFPRLFGPEVANRVLEAIKGYFTV; via the exons ATGATGATGGAAGTGATGATCTGTGACCATTTTCGGTGTTCTCCACTCTCCATCTTATCTTCTTATCGTTCTTCGTTTTCTCCTTCAACACGTTACCCTCTCTCTGTaccttcttattcttcttctttcaggcttaaaccttctccttcttcatctCTCTCTTCCTCTCGCATGGAAGAGACCCAGGAGACCCACGACCATGGCCGCTCCAAATTCATCGACTTTCCGTTCGTTTCAGCTGCCCAGAAGAATCTGATGGTCGAACTCGTTTCGAGGCTTGAGGATCGCTTTCATTCTCAGCTTCTTCCGTGCACACTTCCCCCTGATGTTCAGTATTACCAGAGCCAAACTGGCACTGCCCAAGCTTCCCTTCATATCAGATCAGCCACTGATGACTCTCCG GTAGATTTCGTGTTGGGAAGCTGGGTGCACTCTGAGTTACCAACAGGAGGATCCTTAGATATAACTAGTCTTTCTGCCTATCTTAACAATTCAACCGATGCACCAAATTTTGTGTTTGAAATGATCCGCAGTAGTCCAACAATGCTAGTTCTCATTCTTGATTTGCCTCCCCGGAAAGACCTTGTGCTTTGGCCAGATGACCTCAAAACTTTCTATGAAGGCACTCAATTGGATACTCACAGGCAGGCTCTGGAAAGAGTTCCAGAGGTTCAACCATATTTCTCTTCTTCCCTTTACATCCGCAGTGTTTCCTCCCCTACAGCCATAATGGTTCGCATTGTGACTGAAAATGGTGGAGTAGAACGCATGGAGGAGATCATCAGGGACCATTTGGACCCCATTTCAAAGCAAGTATTGGGGATCTGGTTGGATCATTGTGCTTGTGCCCAGCGAGATGTTGGAGAGGCAGAAAGAGCTTATCTGAAAAAAAGGGATGGTCTCATTAGAAACAAGACAATTGAGATTGATCTTGGTTCAAGCTTCCCCAGGTTGTTTGGTCCAGAAGTAGCAAACCGAGTACTGGAGGCTATCAAGGGGTATTTCACTGTCTAG
- the LOC106764338 gene encoding phosphatidylinositol/phosphatidylcholine transfer protein SFH9 isoform X1 encodes MCITNQEVIKQLESLLENLDEQQKNTFQNMHQGYPTETLVRFLKARDGNVVKAHKMLIDCLQWRVENEIDNVLAKPIPPGLYRRLRDSQLMGMSGFTKEGLPVIAIGVGLSTFDESFDKYYIQSHIQMNEYRDRVIMVSTYTRVFLGVNSDSLVVYLEYLLQPRATKNHGRHIDTCVKVLDMTGLKLSALNQLKLLTAITTIDDLNYPEKTDAYYIVNVPYVFSACWKVVRPLLQERTRKKVHVLKGCGTEELLKVMDYASLPHFCRKEGSRVPQHHEAGNTENCFFIDHVFHKQLYNYIEQQAIFIESISQDSFHVDLPEPDPVDAKIAKTIETEFHKLEIQNGLTN; translated from the exons ATGTGTATTACTAATCAGGAAGTTATCAAGCAGTTGGAGTCCCTTTTGGAAAACT TGGATGAGCAACAGAAGAACACATTCCAG AATATGCACCAGGGCTATCCAACAGAAACATTAGTGCGGTTTCTCAAAGCAAGGGACGGGAATGTTGTGAAAGCACATAAAATG TTGATTGATTGTTTACAATGGAGAGTAGAAAATGAGATTGACAATGTTTTAGCG AAGCCTATACCACCTGGTTTATACAGACGTTTGCGAGATTCTCAACTTATGGGAATGTCTGGTTTCACAAAGGAG GGCTTACCTGTCATTGCTATTGGTGTTGGGCTCAGCACATTTGATGAATCGTTT GACAAATACTATATACAGTCGCACATCCAAATGAATGAATATAGGGATCGAGTGATCATGGTGAGTACCTACACTAGAGTTTTTTTAGGTGTAAATTCTGACTCCCTAGTTGTTTATTTGGAATATTTATTGCAGCCAAGAGCTACAAAGAATCATGGAAGACACATTGATACTTGTGTGAAAGTCTTGGATATGACTGGTTTAAAACTCTCAGCACTGAACCAATTGAAG CTTTTGACAGCTATAACAACAATAGATGACTTGAACTATCCAGAAAAGACTGACGCATATTACATAGTTAACGTTCCATATGTATTCTCAGCGTGTTGGAAG GTTGTAAGGCCTCTTTTGCAGGAAAGAACAAGGAAGAAAGTCCATGTCCTCAAAGGTTGTGGCACGGAGGAATTACTCAAG GTAATGGACTATGCATCCCTCCCACATTTTTGCAGAAAGGAGGGTTCCAGGGTGCCCCAACATCATGAAGCTGGAAATACTGAAAATTGTTTCTTCATTGATCATGTCTTCCATAAACAACTATATAATTACATCGAGCAGCAAGCTATATTCATAGAGTCCATATCTCAGGATTCTTTCCATGTAGATTTACCTGAGCCAGACCCAGTTGATGCCAAAATTGCCAAGACTATAGAAACTGAGTTCCATAAACTGGAAATTCAGAATGGCCTTACCAATTGA
- the LOC106762999 gene encoding oligopeptide transporter 1 isoform X1 encodes MADNKNHSEVAIPDEGEEVDDSPIEQVRLTVPITDDPTQPVLTFRTWTLGIASCVVLAFINQFFGYRTTPLYVSSVSAQIISLPLGKFMARTLPTKAYVFPFTKWSFSLNPGPFTLKEHALITIFASAGSSGVYAINIITIVKAFYHRSIHPIAAFLLALSTQMLGYGWAGIFRKFLVDSPYMWWPSNLVQVSLFRAFHEKEKRPKGGNTRLQFFLLVFVSSFAYYIIPGYLFPGIATISWVCLVWKKSILAQQIGSGLGGLGIGSFGFDWNTVAGFLGTPLATPGFAIINTLVGFVLFMYVLIPISYWNNVYDAKKFPIISSNTFDFTGKKYNVTRILNDKTFDIDMDSYNNYSKLYLSITFAFDYGLSFASLTATISHVVLFHGKTIVKMWKRTTSALKEKTFGDVHTRIMKKNYEQVPEWWFVSILVLMVVVALITCEGFHKQLQLPWWGVLMSLGIALVFTLPVGVIQATTNMQAGLNVITELIIGFIYPGKPLANVAFKTYGYISMSQALGFLGDFKLGHYMKIPPKSMFIVQLVGTVVASSVYFGTAWWLLTTVPNICDISVLPENSPWQCPGDDVFYNASIIWGVVGPKRMFTKDGIYPGMNWFFLIGALAPVPVWFFARKYPNKRWIELINMPLIIMGAGAIPPARTVNYITWGAVGIFFNFYIYNKFKSWWARHTYILSAALDAGLAFMGVVLYFALQSYDILGPTWWGAEADHCPLARCPTAPGIVAHGCPTL; translated from the exons ATGGCTGACAACAAAAACCACTCCGAAGTAGCCATACCTG ATGAAGGCGAAGAGGTTGATGACTCTCCGATTGAGCAGGTGAGGTTGACGGTTCCAATTACCGACGACCCTACGCAGCCTGTGCTGACATTCAGGACATGGACTTTGGGAATAGCTTCGTGCGTTGTCCTCGCATTCATCAACCAATTCTTTGGCTACAGAACCACCCCTCTTTACGTTTCTTCTGTGTCAGCACAGATTATTTCTCTCCCACTTGGCAAATTCATGGCCAGAACACTTCCGACCAAAGCTTATGTTTTTCCTTTCACCAAGTGGTCGTTCTCTTTGAACCCTGGCCCATTCACTTTAAAGGAGCATGCACTCATCACCATCTTTGCCAGTGCTGGATCTAGTGGTGTTTATGCCATCAACATTATCACTATTGTCAAGGCTTTCTACCACAGGAGCATCCACCCAATTGCTGCTTTCCTGCTCGCGTTATCCACCCAG ATGCTTGGTTATGGATGGGCTGGCATTTTCAGAAAATTCCTCGTTGATTCCCCGTACATGTGGTGGCCATCAAACCTTGTCCAGGTGTCTTTATTCAG GGCATTCCATGAAAAGGAGAAAAGGCCTAAAGGAGGAAACACAAGGCTGCAATTCTTTTTGCTGGTGTTTGTGTCAAGTTTTGCTTATTACATCATTCCTGGGTATTTATTCCCAGGAATAGCAACAATCTCGTGGGTTTGCTTAGTGTGGAAAAAGTCCATCCTTGCTCAACAAATTGGTTCGGGTCTTGGTGGGCTTGGCATTGGTTCATTTGGCTTTGACTGGAACACAGTGGCTGGGTTTTTGGGGACCCCTTTGGCTACACCTGGCTTTGCCATCATCAACACACTGGTTGGATTTGTGCTCTTTATGTACGTTCTGATTCCAATTTCATATTGGAACAACGTATATGATGCCAAGAAGTTCCCCATCATCAGTTCTAACACCTTTGATTTCactggaaaaaaatataatgtcacTCGGATTCTCAATGATAAAACTTTTGACATCGATATGGACAGTTATAACAATTACAGCAAGCTCTATCTTAGTATCACGTTTGCATTCGATTATGGATTGAGCTTTGCCTCTCTCACTGCCACCATTTCGCATGTTGTTCTCTTCCATGGAAA AACGATTGTCAAGATGTGGAAGAGGACAACTTCTgcactaaaagaaaaaacattcgGAGATGTGCATACaagaattatgaagaaaaactATGAACAAGTACCTGAGTGGTGGTTTGTGAGCATTTTGGTTCTAATGGTAGTTGTGGCTCTGATAACTTGTGAAGGCTTTCACAAGCAACTTCAGTTGCCATGGTGGGGAGTTCTGATGTCTCTTGGTATTGCTTTGGTTTTCACTTTGCCAGTTGGAGTAATTCAAGCAACAACAAACATG CAAGCAGGGTTGAACGTGATCACAGAGCTGATAATCGGGTTCATTTACCCCGGAAAGCCACTTGCCAATGTAGCCTTCAAGACATACGGCTACATCAGCATGTCACAGGCACTCGGATTCCTTGGTGACTTCAAACTAGGCCACTATATGAAAATCCCTCCAAAATCTATGTTCATCGTGCAGTTGGTGGGTACGGTGGTTGCTTCATCCGTGTACTTTGGAACAGCATGGTGGCTTCTGACGACTGTTCCAAACATCTGTGATATATCAGTACTGCCAGAAAATAGTCCATGGCAGTGCCCTGGTGACGATGTGTTTTACAATGCTTCGATCATATGGGGAGTGGTGGGTCCAAAGAGAATGTTTACCAAGGATGGAATTTACCCTGGAATGAATTGGTTTTTCCTCATCGGTGCACTTGCTCCTGTTCCGGTGTGGTTCTTTGCTCGGAAATACCCAAACAAGAGGTGGATTGAACTCATCAACATGCCCCTCATCATTATGGGTGCCGGAGCTATTCCTCCGGCGAGAACTGTCAACTACATAACCTGGGGAGCTGTCGGAatcttcttcaatttttatatttacaataaGTTCAAGTCATGGTGGGCTCGCCATACTTACATTCTCTCAGCTGCATTGGATGCTGGGCTTGCTTTCATGGGAGTGGTTCTCTACTTTGCCCTCCAAAGTTACGACATTTTAGGTCCAACCTGGTGGGGTGCCGAAGCTGACCACTGCCCTTTGGCCAGATGTCCCACAGCTCCAGGCATAGTTGCTCATGGATGCCCTACTCTCTGA
- the LOC106764968 gene encoding uncharacterized protein LOC106764968 produces MASNREREESLTFTIPSSSSHSSPITVSDQLDSYLADPRSASGSFQNDGLLSSAEAAADPDFGFSRPDFRQSPLAGTVEFYQRHVFLCYKNPRVWPPRIEAAEFDRLPRLLHAAVVARKPHMKKETRLTICEGHDGTETSNGDVLIFPDMVRYRRLTHFDVETFVEEVLVKDGEWLPGTPEALRGSFVFVCSHGSRDRRCGVCGPVLVSRFREEIELHGLQGKVFVSPCSHIGGSQYAGNVIVFGPSMNGEVTGHWYGYVTPDDVPLLLQHHIMKGEVLDSLWRGQMGFSVDEQLSKQEQRLLLNGLRNLEESNEVSRSQENFVSCYQSNASCCQSNAGCCQSNGDSSFHQNHVLVEKRLDPDVIEAEAKLSADNKNKDSVFSRMNSGKGASRKFPSVTTWLDGWEQEDTYAALAVVCAAVSVAIAYNCYRQLR; encoded by the exons ATGGCGAGTaacagagagagagaagagtCTCTGACATTCACAatcccttcttcctcttctcattCTTCCCCTATCACCGTCTCCGACCAACTCGACAGCTACCTCGCCGACCCCAGAAGCGCCTCCGGAAGCTTCCAGAACGACGGCCTTCTCTCCTCCGCCGAGGCTGCCGCCGATCCCGATTTTGGATTCTCCCGCCCCGATTTTCGTCAGAGTCCCCTCGCCGGCACCGTCGAGTTCTACCAACGCCACGTCTTCTTATGCTATAAGAACCCTCGCGTTTGGCCACCGCGCATAGAAGCTGCTGAATTCGATCGCTTGCCGAGGTTGCTTCACGCTGCCGTTGTCGCAAGAAAACCTCACATGAAAAAGGAG ACTCGGTTAACGATTTGTGAGGGTCATGATGGAACTGAGACATCCAATGGGGATGTGTTGATCTTTCCTGACATGGTCAGATACAG GAGGTTAACGCATTTTGATGTGGAAACGTTTGTTGAAGAGGTTCTTGTGAAAGATGGGGAATGGCTTCCTGGAACCCCTGAGGCATTGAGAGGTTcgtttgtttttgtgtgttcgCATGGATCCCGTGATCGCAGATGTGGGGTTTGTGGACCTGTCTTGGTCAGTAGATTCAGGGAGGAGATAGAGTTACATGGTCTTCAGGGTAAAGTGTTTGTAAGCCCGTGTTCTCACATTGGGGGAAGTCAGTATGCTGGAAACGTCATTGTATTTGGACCTAGCATGAATGGAGAAGTCACTGGCCATTG GTATGGATATGTTACCCCGGATGATGTGCCTTTATTGCTTCAACATCATATCATGAAAGGGGAGGTTTTAGACTCATTATGGAG GGGTCAGATGGGTTTCTCAGTAGATGAACAGCTGAGTAAGCAAGAACAAAGGCTTCTGCTGAATGGCTTAAGAAATTTAGAGGAAAGCAATGAAGTGTCTAGATCTCAAGAAAATTTTGTGAGCTGCTACCAATCAAATGCTAGCTGCTGTCAATCAAATGCTGGCTGCTGCCAGTCAAATGGAGACTCTTCTTTCCATCAGAATCACGTTTTAGTGGAAAAGAGATTGGACCCTGATGTCATTGAGGCGGAGGCAAAACTCTCAGCTGATAATAAGAACAAGGACTCTGTGTTTTCTCGGATGAATAGTGGCAAAGGAGCTTCACGCAAGTTTCCTTCTGTGACAACTTGGCTTGATGGTTGGGAGCAAGAAGATACATACGCAGCTCTTGCTGTTGTATGTGCTGCTGTGTCAGTTGCCATTGCCTACAACTGCTACAGGCAATTGAGATAG
- the LOC106764338 gene encoding SEC14 cytosolic factor isoform X2 produces MCITNQEVIKQLESLLENLDEQQKNTFQNMHQGYPTETLVRFLKARDGNVVKAHKMLIDCLQWRVENEIDNVLAKPIPPGLYRRLRDSQLMGMSGFTKEGLPVIAIGVGLSTFDESFDKYYIQSHIQMNEYRDRVIMPRATKNHGRHIDTCVKVLDMTGLKLSALNQLKLLTAITTIDDLNYPEKTDAYYIVNVPYVFSACWKVVRPLLQERTRKKVHVLKGCGTEELLKVMDYASLPHFCRKEGSRVPQHHEAGNTENCFFIDHVFHKQLYNYIEQQAIFIESISQDSFHVDLPEPDPVDAKIAKTIETEFHKLEIQNGLTN; encoded by the exons ATGTGTATTACTAATCAGGAAGTTATCAAGCAGTTGGAGTCCCTTTTGGAAAACT TGGATGAGCAACAGAAGAACACATTCCAG AATATGCACCAGGGCTATCCAACAGAAACATTAGTGCGGTTTCTCAAAGCAAGGGACGGGAATGTTGTGAAAGCACATAAAATG TTGATTGATTGTTTACAATGGAGAGTAGAAAATGAGATTGACAATGTTTTAGCG AAGCCTATACCACCTGGTTTATACAGACGTTTGCGAGATTCTCAACTTATGGGAATGTCTGGTTTCACAAAGGAG GGCTTACCTGTCATTGCTATTGGTGTTGGGCTCAGCACATTTGATGAATCGTTT GACAAATACTATATACAGTCGCACATCCAAATGAATGAATATAGGGATCGAGTGATCATG CCAAGAGCTACAAAGAATCATGGAAGACACATTGATACTTGTGTGAAAGTCTTGGATATGACTGGTTTAAAACTCTCAGCACTGAACCAATTGAAG CTTTTGACAGCTATAACAACAATAGATGACTTGAACTATCCAGAAAAGACTGACGCATATTACATAGTTAACGTTCCATATGTATTCTCAGCGTGTTGGAAG GTTGTAAGGCCTCTTTTGCAGGAAAGAACAAGGAAGAAAGTCCATGTCCTCAAAGGTTGTGGCACGGAGGAATTACTCAAG GTAATGGACTATGCATCCCTCCCACATTTTTGCAGAAAGGAGGGTTCCAGGGTGCCCCAACATCATGAAGCTGGAAATACTGAAAATTGTTTCTTCATTGATCATGTCTTCCATAAACAACTATATAATTACATCGAGCAGCAAGCTATATTCATAGAGTCCATATCTCAGGATTCTTTCCATGTAGATTTACCTGAGCCAGACCCAGTTGATGCCAAAATTGCCAAGACTATAGAAACTGAGTTCCATAAACTGGAAATTCAGAATGGCCTTACCAATTGA